In the Tetrapisispora phaffii CBS 4417 chromosome 7, complete genome genome, one interval contains:
- the ASC1 gene encoding 40S ribosomal protein RACK1 (similar to Saccharomyces cerevisiae ASC1 (YMR116C); ancestral locus Anc_2.431) yields MSTEILVLRGTLEGHNGWVTSLATSAGQPNLLVSASRDKTLISWKLTGDDQQYGVPVRSFKGHNHIVQDCALTADGAYALSASWDKTLRLWNVATGETYQRFTGHKSDVMSVAIDRKASMIISGSRDKTIKVWSIKGDCLATLLGHNDWVSQVRVAPNEKQEDDNVTLISAGSDKMVKVC; encoded by the coding sequence ATGTCTACTGaaattttagttttaagAGGTACCTTAGAAGGTCACAACGGTTGGGTCACTTCCCTAGCCACCTCCGCTGGTCAACCAAACTTATTGGTCTCTGCTTCCAGAGATAAGACTTTGATCTCCTGGAAGTTAACTGGTGATGACCAACAATACGGTGTCCCAGTCAGATCTTTCAAGGGTCACAACCACATCGTTCAAGACTGTGCTTTAACTGCTGACGGTGCTTATGCTCTATCTGCTTCTTGGGATAAGACTTTAAGATTATGGAACGTTGCCACTGGTGAAACTTATCAAAGATTCACCGGTCACAAGTCCGATGTTATGTCTGTTGCCATTGACAGAAAGGCTTCCATGATCATTTCTGGTTCCAGAGATAAGACAATCAAAGTCTGGTCCATCAAGGGTGACTGTTTAGCCACTTTATTAGGTCACAACGACTGGGTTTCCCAAGTCAGAGTTGCTCCAAATGAGAAGCAAGAAGATGACAATGTCACTTTGATCTCTGCTGGTTCCGACAAAATGGTTAAGGTatgttaa